One part of the Rutidosis leptorrhynchoides isolate AG116_Rl617_1_P2 chromosome 1, CSIRO_AGI_Rlap_v1, whole genome shotgun sequence genome encodes these proteins:
- the LOC139875362 gene encoding uncharacterized protein, giving the protein MAWMTRFLTAIAFLAIGVIFSPETFGSKSAKITNFVKLAHLLCFSTAWGAALWVTFIGGIIMFKNLPRHQFGNLQSKMFPAYFMMVGICCAVSVGCFGYTHPWKSSSTAEKYQLGFLVAAFIFNLTNLFVFTPMTIEMMKQRHKVERESNIGEEVGWTKNQEVAKVNPKLAAMNKKFGMIHGLSSLANIMSFGSLAMHSWYLAGKLDL; this is encoded by the exons ATGGCTTGGATGACACGTTTTCTCACTGCGATTGCTTTTTTAGCAATCGGCGTGATCTTTTCGCCGGAAACTTTCGGATCAAAATCAGCAAAAATCACTAATTTTGTTAAACTCGCGCACCTTTTATGTTTCTCAACCGCTTGGGGCGCAGCACTTTGGGTTACTTTCATCGGCGGAATCATTATGTTCAA GAATTTGCCAAGACATCAGTTTGGGAACCTGCAAAGCAAGATGTTTCCGGCGTACTTTATGATGGTTGGTATATGTTGTGCGGTGTCCGTGGGTTGTTTTGGGTATACACATCCATGGAAGTCTTCATCGACTGCTGAGAAGTATCAGTTAGGTTTTTTGGTTGCTGCCTTCATTTTTAATCTCACCAATCTTTTTGTCTTTACTCCAATGACCATTGAG ATGATGAAGCAAAGGCACAAGGTGGAGAGGGAATCTAACATAGGAGAAGAAGTTGGGTGGACAAAGAACCAGGAGGTTGCAAAGGTGAACCCGAAGCTAGCAGCAATGAATAAAAAGTTCGGGATGATTCATGGACTATCGTCTCTAGCTAACATCATGTCTTTTGGTAGCCTTGCTATGCATTCATGGTATCTAGCAGGCAAACTTGATCTTTAA